The following nucleotide sequence is from Synechococcus sp. KORDI-52.
ACCATCCTCTGCAACTGCGCTTCGGGGGAGGGCTGATCACAGTGATCCTGGTGCTCGGCAGCACTCTGGCGGGCTGGTCGCTGGAGCGGCTGCTCTGGCAACCGTCGCCATGGCAGTGGCTGGGTGTCCCTGTTGTGACCGTGGGCCTCGCCAGCGCCCTGGCGGCCCGCAGTTTGACGGACAGCGTCCTGGCGGTGCTCCACGTCATGCCCTCATCAGCCGATGGCGACCTCGAGGCGGCCCGCCGGAACCTGAGCTGGATCGTCGGGCGAGACGTGCAGAACCTGAATCAAGCAGAGCTGCTCAGAGCCGCAGCCGAAACTGCCTCTGAAAACGCTGTAGATGGGGTGTTCGCCCCCTGTTCTGGATGGGTGTCGGTGCCTTGGTCTGGATGGTCATGCCCGCGGGGCCTGGACCGCTGGCCCTGGCTTGGGCCTTCAAGGCCACCAGCACGCTTGATTCGATGCTCGGCTACCGCAGCGGTCGGCTGCGCTGGCTGGGAACGGCGGGGGCACGCCTCGATGATCTGCTCACCTGGCTGCCCTGCCGGCTGGTCATGCTGACGCTGCCTCTGGTCTGCCCGCCATGGACGCGTTGGGGGCAACGGGTGCAGGCCGCAGAACGGGATGGAGCAGCAGACCCATCGCCCAATGCAGGGCGATCAGAGGCGATCTACGCCCACTGCATCGGGATCCAACTCGGCGGTGAGAACCATTACGGCGAGCGCCTGGTGCAAAAACCGGTGCTGGGCCGTGGCCAACCAACCGCCAGCATTCCCCTCGTCAAACGTGTGCTGAAGGCATCAGGCCGCCTGCAACTGCTTTGGCTGGGTGCTCTGGCAACCATTCAACTGGTGGTCAACCAGTGAGCACCGATCAGTAAGCACCCCGATCCATCGGCAGAAGCAACACACCAAAGGTGCGCAGGATGATGGCGAAATCGAGGCCAAACGAGCGACCACGGGCATAGGCCAGGTCGAGCTTGACGCGTTTCTTGTAGCTCAGATTGTTCCTACCGCTCACTTGCCAGAGTCCGGTCAAACCCGGTCGTACGGAGGCCACTTCATCCATGTAGGGGCCATAGCGAACCAACTCTTTTTCCACAATCGGGCGTGGACCCACCACACTCATCTCCCCGCGCAGCACATTCAAAAACTGCGGCAGCTCATCAAGACTTGAACGGCGCAGGAATCGACCAAGCGGAGTGATCCTGGGATCACGCTTGAGCTTGAAATCACGCTCGAATTCAGCCTTCAGTGATGGATCATCCTTCAGAACGCGGGCCAGTACAGCATCGGCATCCGCTCGCATGGTGCGGAACTTGATGCAACCAAAACGTTGGTACCCCCGGCCCACCCGCCGCTGGGTGTAAAAAACCGGCCCCGGTGAACTGAGTTTGACCAACCCAGCCAGGAGCAGCAGCATGGGGGAACCGATGGCGAGCACCATCAGCGAGAAGACGATGTCTCCAGATCGCTTGGACACCCGTCCCCAACGGTTCTGACCGCGAATCAGCGTGCCGATCGGCAAGGCCGAAGGGGGGGCTGAAATCAAGGCAAGGTGAGGTTTGTACTTGCCACGGCGTGCACCACGCCCGGGGGCCTGAAGCAGAGTTGGCCGAAAGGCCGAGGTCAAAGGCTCAACCTGGGACTCAGCTCACTCAACGTCACAGGGAGAGACCTGGCATCCCAGCAGGGTCAGTCGCTGCAACGGCACAGCTCCGTCGATGGGCCCTCCAGGCCAGCCGCAAAGCCGATTCAAAGCGTGCTGCAAAGGCCTCAGGCCGGAAGCGTTCGGCCCACTGACGGATGGCCTCAGCATCGAGAGAGCGCCAGAGCCGTCCGTGCTCAAACCACTCCACAGCTTGAACAAGCGACTCAACGGTCTGCTCCGGGAACAGCACCCCGGTGGGCTGCTGCAACCCGGCCGCTGCACAGCGGACCGTGTCCAACAAGCCGCCACGCCCCAGCCCGATCACCGGAGCGCCTGCAGCCATGGCTTCCACAGGTGCAATGCCGAAATCCTCCAGACCGGCATAAACAAATGCACGGCAACGGGCCATGAGCTCCTCCACCTGGGACCCGGACTGCCGGCCCAGCAAGGTGACGTTTGGGCCCGCCATTGACTCAAGCCGAGCCCGTTCAGGTCCATCCCCGACCACATAAAGAGGAAGCCCCAAACGGTTGAAAGCGTCCACCACCAGATCCACACGCTTGTAGGGAACCAAACGGCACAGGCAGAGGTAAACGTCGTCGCGATCGGCATTCCAGCGAAAACGATTCACCTCCACAGGGGGGTGGATCACGCTGGCGTCACGCCCCCAGTACTGACGAATTCGCCGGGCCGTGAAACGGGAGTTGGCGAGCAGGTGATCCACACGCTGGGCACTGAGTTGATCCCACTGCCGCAAGCCATGCAACTGCCAGCGAATCAATGGACCCAGTCCACGCCGCGCCAGGGCC
It contains:
- a CDS encoding glycosyltransferase — protein: MIPSALEPLPQRIALVHEWFSPRSVGGAERVVEAVDSLLQRLGCEPQLAALVDAESCRQDSWLHGRSVLTSPIQSFPWGRSHVQQYLPLLPYAIEQIDLGGAELVISSSHLVAKGVLTGPDQLHLSYVHTPVRYAWDQMHAYLERSALARRGLGPLIRWQLHGLRQWDQLSAQRVDHLLANSRFTARRIRQYWGRDASVIHPPVEVNRFRWNADRDDVYLCLCRLVPYKRVDLVVDAFNRLGLPLYVVGDGPERARLESMAGPNVTLLGRQSGSQVEELMARCRAFVYAGLEDFGIAPVEAMAAGAPVIGLGRGGLLDTVRCAAAGLQQPTGVLFPEQTVESLVQAVEWFEHGRLWRSLDAEAIRQWAERFRPEAFAARFESALRLAWRAHRRSCAVAATDPAGMPGLSL
- a CDS encoding sugar transferase; translated protein: MTSAFRPTLLQAPGRGARRGKYKPHLALISAPPSALPIGTLIRGQNRWGRVSKRSGDIVFSLMVLAIGSPMLLLLAGLVKLSSPGPVFYTQRRVGRGYQRFGCIKFRTMRADADAVLARVLKDDPSLKAEFERDFKLKRDPRITPLGRFLRRSSLDELPQFLNVLRGEMSVVGPRPIVEKELVRYGPYMDEVASVRPGLTGLWQVSGRNNLSYKKRVKLDLAYARGRSFGLDFAIILRTFGVLLLPMDRGAY